A genome region from Haliotis asinina isolate JCU_RB_2024 chromosome 11, JCU_Hal_asi_v2, whole genome shotgun sequence includes the following:
- the LOC137255590 gene encoding sodium-dependent dopamine transporter-like isoform X1, translated as MVHERWTHHFDYLTTLLGYSIGAGTFLKFPYLSMRNGGGAFLIPFLLFTIIGAIPCVFLEMVIGQFSQSGPVQVWNVCPPFKGIGLGTVFISWTYATYNASIFAWYLYYLVHSFSANLPWAHCNNDWNTARCISPSDYANTTSSNDTLYYGNVTSAISAVTLHSANGSVPGVTAAEEFWRYKVLEITSGLDQIGGIRWPLAGFLAVAILAAFFSVLWGIKVSGKIVYITVSVPYVLNTVFLIRGCLLPGSADGIYYYIYPNFEKLLYPRVWLEACAYSLFSMGIGMGCIVTMSGHNKFNNNCLRDSIVMCLVDAISCIYVGFSVFAIIGHVAHQRGLTVEDFQSSGFNLAFMVFPEVVSALPLPQLWSAFTFIMLVLLLIDTLIPTYEMVVTAVTDRIPSLARRRWLATVLVLSTSGLVALVYVSQGGIYVITLVDWYATFPSLALFATMECIAISWCYGTKRLEDDITNMWGRAIPRHMSFCLRYISPTLLLTVFGFSLYSYRPPRYGDYTFPDWATAVGWMISGASLLPFPLFFIWTVSRTHGDTIKEKFQKALKPSEKWGCQDELATDGQEVLQTMMNTKV; from the exons GAGCTTTCCTGATCCCATTCCTTCTGTTCACCATCATCGGGGCTATTCCATGTGTATTCCTGGAGATGGTTATCGGTCAGTTCTCTCAGAGTGGCCCAGTGCAAGTCTGGAATGTGTGTCCGCCTTTTAAAG GTATTGGTCTGGGGACGGTGTTCATTTCCTGGACATACGCAACATACAATGCTTCCATATTTGCGTGGTACTTGTACTACCTGGTGCATTCATTCTCCGCTAATTTACCATGGGCACACTGCAACAACGACTGGAACACCGCCAGATGCATATCACCGAGCGACTACGCCAACACAACGTCCAGCAACGACACTCTGTACTACGGTAACGTCACGTCGGCTATCTCGGCTGTAACTCTTCATTCTGCAAATGGCTCAGTGCCTGGTGTAACTGCTGCAGAGGAATTCTGGAG GTACAAGGTGCTTGAGATTACGAGCGGGTTGGACCAGATAGGCGGCATCAGATGGCCATTGGCTGGTTTCCTCGCTGTCGCCATTCTTGCAGCATTCTTCAGCGTCTTGTGGGGGATCAAAGTGTCGGGGAAG ATTGTGTACATCACCGTCAGCGTCCCGTACGTCCTCAACACCGTCTTCCTCATTCGGGGCTGCCTACTTCCAGGATCCGCTGACGggatttattattatatatatccCAACTTCGAGAAGCTGTTGTACCCaaga GTATGGTTGGAGGCCTGTGCCTATTCCCTGTTTTCAATGGGGATTGGCATGGGTTGTATCGTAACGATGTCAGGCCACAACAAATTTAACAATAACTGCCTAAG GGACTCAATAGTCATGTGCCTCGTGGACGCCATAAGCTGCATCTACGTCGGCTTCTCCGTGTTTGCTATTATCGGACACGTGGCCCACCAGAGAGGCCTGACCGTGGAGGACTTCCAGTCATCAG GGTTCAACCTCGCCTTCATGGTGTTCCCGGAGGTCGTGTCAGCTCTTCCCCTACCACAGCTGTGGTCGGCCTTCACCTTCATCATGCTGGTTTTGCTGCTGATCGATACCCTG ATACCTACGTATGAGATGGTAGTGACCGCCGTGACAGACCGAATACCCAGCCTTGCACGGAGACGTTGGCTGGCAACCGTGCTGGTTCTGTCAACTTCCGGACTCGTGGCCCTGGTGTATGTGTCACAG GGAGGGATCTATGTGATCACGTTGGTGGACTGGTATGCAACATTCCCATCTTTAGCCTTGTTTGCAACAATGGAGTGCATCGCCATTAGCTGGTGTTACG GCACAAAGCGGCTTGAAGATGACATCACCAATATGTGGGGTCGCGCCATTCCCCGACACATGAGCTTCTGCTTGCGATACATTTCACCAACTCTCCTTCTG ACTGTGTTTGGCTTCTCACTGTATTCCTACCGCCCTCCCCGGTACGGCGACTACACCTTCCCTGACTGGGCCACAGCAGTGGGTTGGATGATCTCGGGGGCCTCGCTACTCCCCTTCCCGTTGTTCTTCATATGGACGGTGTCCCGAACACATGGCGATACGATAAAAGAG AAATTCCAAAAGGCACTGAAGCCGAGTGAGAAGTGGGGTTGTCAAGACGAGCTGGCAACTGATGGCCAGGAAGTCCTCCAGACTATGATGAACACTAAGGTCTGA
- the LOC137255590 gene encoding sodium- and chloride-dependent glycine transporter 1-like isoform X2 translates to MVIGQFSQSGPVQVWNVCPPFKGIGLGTVFISWTYATYNASIFAWYLYYLVHSFSANLPWAHCNNDWNTARCISPSDYANTTSSNDTLYYGNVTSAISAVTLHSANGSVPGVTAAEEFWRYKVLEITSGLDQIGGIRWPLAGFLAVAILAAFFSVLWGIKVSGKIVYITVSVPYVLNTVFLIRGCLLPGSADGIYYYIYPNFEKLLYPRVWLEACAYSLFSMGIGMGCIVTMSGHNKFNNNCLRDSIVMCLVDAISCIYVGFSVFAIIGHVAHQRGLTVEDFQSSGFNLAFMVFPEVVSALPLPQLWSAFTFIMLVLLLIDTLIPTYEMVVTAVTDRIPSLARRRWLATVLVLSTSGLVALVYVSQGGIYVITLVDWYATFPSLALFATMECIAISWCYGTKRLEDDITNMWGRAIPRHMSFCLRYISPTLLLTVFGFSLYSYRPPRYGDYTFPDWATAVGWMISGASLLPFPLFFIWTVSRTHGDTIKEKFQKALKPSEKWGCQDELATDGQEVLQTMMNTKV, encoded by the exons ATGGTTATCGGTCAGTTCTCTCAGAGTGGCCCAGTGCAAGTCTGGAATGTGTGTCCGCCTTTTAAAG GTATTGGTCTGGGGACGGTGTTCATTTCCTGGACATACGCAACATACAATGCTTCCATATTTGCGTGGTACTTGTACTACCTGGTGCATTCATTCTCCGCTAATTTACCATGGGCACACTGCAACAACGACTGGAACACCGCCAGATGCATATCACCGAGCGACTACGCCAACACAACGTCCAGCAACGACACTCTGTACTACGGTAACGTCACGTCGGCTATCTCGGCTGTAACTCTTCATTCTGCAAATGGCTCAGTGCCTGGTGTAACTGCTGCAGAGGAATTCTGGAG GTACAAGGTGCTTGAGATTACGAGCGGGTTGGACCAGATAGGCGGCATCAGATGGCCATTGGCTGGTTTCCTCGCTGTCGCCATTCTTGCAGCATTCTTCAGCGTCTTGTGGGGGATCAAAGTGTCGGGGAAG ATTGTGTACATCACCGTCAGCGTCCCGTACGTCCTCAACACCGTCTTCCTCATTCGGGGCTGCCTACTTCCAGGATCCGCTGACGggatttattattatatatatccCAACTTCGAGAAGCTGTTGTACCCaaga GTATGGTTGGAGGCCTGTGCCTATTCCCTGTTTTCAATGGGGATTGGCATGGGTTGTATCGTAACGATGTCAGGCCACAACAAATTTAACAATAACTGCCTAAG GGACTCAATAGTCATGTGCCTCGTGGACGCCATAAGCTGCATCTACGTCGGCTTCTCCGTGTTTGCTATTATCGGACACGTGGCCCACCAGAGAGGCCTGACCGTGGAGGACTTCCAGTCATCAG GGTTCAACCTCGCCTTCATGGTGTTCCCGGAGGTCGTGTCAGCTCTTCCCCTACCACAGCTGTGGTCGGCCTTCACCTTCATCATGCTGGTTTTGCTGCTGATCGATACCCTG ATACCTACGTATGAGATGGTAGTGACCGCCGTGACAGACCGAATACCCAGCCTTGCACGGAGACGTTGGCTGGCAACCGTGCTGGTTCTGTCAACTTCCGGACTCGTGGCCCTGGTGTATGTGTCACAG GGAGGGATCTATGTGATCACGTTGGTGGACTGGTATGCAACATTCCCATCTTTAGCCTTGTTTGCAACAATGGAGTGCATCGCCATTAGCTGGTGTTACG GCACAAAGCGGCTTGAAGATGACATCACCAATATGTGGGGTCGCGCCATTCCCCGACACATGAGCTTCTGCTTGCGATACATTTCACCAACTCTCCTTCTG ACTGTGTTTGGCTTCTCACTGTATTCCTACCGCCCTCCCCGGTACGGCGACTACACCTTCCCTGACTGGGCCACAGCAGTGGGTTGGATGATCTCGGGGGCCTCGCTACTCCCCTTCCCGTTGTTCTTCATATGGACGGTGTCCCGAACACATGGCGATACGATAAAAGAG AAATTCCAAAAGGCACTGAAGCCGAGTGAGAAGTGGGGTTGTCAAGACGAGCTGGCAACTGATGGCCAGGAAGTCCTCCAGACTATGATGAACACTAAGGTCTGA